The window CCTCGTAGGCCAGGCAGCCCTCCGGCAGTTCGCCGTCGCCGATGAACACCACGTGCTCCAGCGCCGGCAGCTGCGCGCGGATCTGCGCCACCACGGGCGCGAAGGCGTCATCGACGAACAGCACGCGGCTCTCGGAATCCTCCAGCGTGTAGGCGATCTCCGGCGGTGCCAGCCGGATGTTCACCGGATTCGCCGCCGCACCAGCCCAGGACACCCCGTAGAGGTACTCCAGATAGCGATCGCTGTTCAGCGCCAGGATCGCGACCCGATCTTCCGCCTGCACGCCCAGCCCGTGCAGCGCGCCCGCAAGCCGCGCAACGCGGTCCCTCAGCTCCCGCCAGGTCTGCTCACGGTTTCCGCAGATGGTCGCGGTGGCGTCGGCACGCGTCTGCACCGCGCGGCGCAGGGTCTGGGTGATGCGCATGGGGTCGTCTCCTCGATCCGCTTGGCAACGTTTGTCACCCGAATCCTAGCGTGCCTGCAGGGGGCGTTCACGCATGCACCGGCCTGAGCTGCATGACCGACGGCAGGCCGGATCCGTCACGACCGAGATGCCCCGCCGGGCGCTTCCCTGCCGGGCTGCTCGGGAATGTCGCGATCGAGCAGGCAATCGATGAATGCCCTGAGGGCGGGTCGGACGTAGCGGCGATTCGCGTAGTAGAGGTGCAGGCCGGGCAGCGTCTGGGCCCAGTCGCGGAGAACGCGCTTCAGCTGGCCACGCTCCAGTGCTTCCGCGATGCCATCGTCGTTGTAGGCGTAGAAAATGCCCAGCCCCTGGAGCGCGGCGGGGATGACGATGTCCTGATGGTTGGCGGTCAGCGGCCCCTCGACCTGGACTTCGACCCGCTGGCCGTCCCGCACGAACTCCCAGCGGGCGATCCTGCCGCTGCCGGGAAACCGCCAGTTGAGGCAGGCGTGGTGCTGCAGGTCGGCCGGAGACGCCGGCTCGCCATGACGAGCGAGGTACTCCGGTGACGCCACGGCGAGCAGTTCGACGTCCGGCGTGAGCCGCACCGCGATCATGTCGTTCTGCAGGCGCTCACCGACCCGAATGCCCGCATCGAACCCGCCGGCCACGATGTCGCTCAGACCGTCGTCGATCACGATATCGAGCACGACATCGGGACAGGCGGCGTGAAAGCGCCCCAGCCGCGGCGCAATGACCTTCTTCGCCGCCATGCTCAACGCGTTGATCCGCAGCGTACCCGCCGTCCTGCCGGTCGCACTGACCGCCTGCTCGACGGCGTCGTCCATCTCGCGAAGCATCGGCGCGATGCGCTCGTGCAGACGTCGCCCCGGCTCCGTCGGCGACACGCTGCGGGTCGTGCGATCGAGCAGGCGCACGCCCAGGCGCGATTCAAGCTGGCGGATGATCTGGCTGAGCGCGGACCTCGACAGGCCGAGTTGGTCCGCGGCGCGGGAGAAGCTCGCCCAGTCCACCACGGCCACGAAGGCCTTCAGCTCGGCGAATTCGGAACCGCGCATTGTGTACGGATCGCTACATGGCCTGATCGGATACTAGGCGATTCTCTTGTGCGCCACCGTGGTTCATCGTGGTCTCCCGGAAACAACAGCGAGACCACGACATGAACGACACGAAGGAACTGCACCTTCCCGCCGCCGTTGCCGCCTACTTCGATGCCGACCTCGGTAACGGTGACGCGGTTGCACGCTGCTTCACCACGGACGGGCAGGTCACGGACGAGGGCCGGACCTACACGGGACGGTCGGCGATCGCCGCCTGGAAGGACGCGGCCTCCGCCCAGTTTTCCTATGTCACGAAGCCCGTATCGCTCGAGGAAACGAATGGCAGCTGCATC is drawn from Algiphilus sp. and contains these coding sequences:
- a CDS encoding LysR family transcriptional regulator gives rise to the protein MRGSEFAELKAFVAVVDWASFSRAADQLGLSRSALSQIIRQLESRLGVRLLDRTTRSVSPTEPGRRLHERIAPMLREMDDAVEQAVSATGRTAGTLRINALSMAAKKVIAPRLGRFHAACPDVVLDIVIDDGLSDIVAGGFDAGIRVGERLQNDMIAVRLTPDVELLAVASPEYLARHGEPASPADLQHHACLNWRFPGSGRIARWEFVRDGQRVEVQVEGPLTANHQDIVIPAALQGLGIFYAYNDDGIAEALERGQLKRVLRDWAQTLPGLHLYYANRRYVRPALRAFIDCLLDRDIPEQPGREAPGGASRS
- a CDS encoding nuclear transport factor 2 family protein, coding for MNDTKELHLPAAVAAYFDADLGNGDAVARCFTTDGQVTDEGRTYTGRSAIAAWKDAASAQFSYVTKPVSLEETNGSCIVTGRVTGDFPGSPTDLRYAFTLAQGGIASLEITQ